The Streptomyces sp. NBC_01275 genome has a segment encoding these proteins:
- a CDS encoding SpoIIE family protein phosphatase, with amino-acid sequence MTTGLIPGGQTPEPRPSGTLPPQQRRDQADQGSPHVDNRPRSSVITARAAASFEPVGRSVATARAFVRDTLQGWGFADIVDDAVVLTSELVTNAVVHAGTHADVLCLRSDDGVRIEVADRYPEREIPLQGSLATMGSPDREGGRGLQLCAAIAARWGVDYTPTHKQVWFQLDLPDRPVGTRAAGPSLPADLLPLADSRVRVAVVQIDRTAAVSAWNEDAEELFGYPADQVTGKPLTDLAAWPHTPGTGTGIAEALQLSRWEGSYGIRGADGRVTPVYASHLRVRDTDGEPSTVCLLVRDHERAVLQTPLRVPASDSGPADGQSTDPFEVFIGSPAPDDLDGLLQRTVERARDMLDGDSAFLLLATDDETELEVRASTGLPSARQRFARVPVEAGPGRYGSARMPAVHEDLLAVPGAVPLLSGTGMRSVVTVPLKVEGRLTGSLGVAAEAPGRYSNEEALRLQFAADRIALAVESARLGELERLRRGSLSFLVEASDLLAGTLDRDQTLALMAQMTVPTLATWCAVYTIADQASDPYLSYVLHEDEELIDGIKSLLSKIAPPDPVPTPGARVWAAPAEAAHRAALRSSMRSLGLTGGPIHQVASGIGPTLATASAVGGETVVLPLVARNRVIGMLTLGKPTDEHFRQEILELAEDLSRRAALALDNARLYSERTAISQALQRSLLPPETPKIDGVEVEVIYRAAGEGNEVGGDFYDVFPIRDGVYGFAIGDVCGTGPNAAAVTGLARHALRLLAREGLSGPAVLERLNSAILDEGARSRFLTLLYGEMRPQEDGSAELKVVCAGHPLPLRLRQDGTVEPAAEPQPLLGVMEDLELYEQTVTLDPGDVLLCVTDGVTERREGTRMLGDDGLADVLTTCTGLTAGAVAARIMRAVERFASDAPSDDMAILAMRVA; translated from the coding sequence ATGACCACCGGACTGATCCCGGGGGGACAGACCCCGGAACCCCGGCCTTCAGGCACCCTGCCGCCTCAACAGCGGCGCGACCAGGCCGACCAGGGGTCCCCGCACGTCGACAACCGGCCGAGGAGTTCCGTGATCACCGCGCGCGCGGCTGCCAGCTTCGAGCCCGTCGGGCGCTCCGTCGCGACCGCCCGCGCCTTCGTCCGCGACACACTCCAGGGCTGGGGCTTCGCCGACATCGTCGACGACGCCGTGGTCCTCACCAGCGAACTGGTGACCAACGCGGTCGTCCACGCGGGCACCCACGCCGACGTCCTGTGCCTGCGCAGCGACGACGGCGTACGCATCGAGGTGGCCGACCGGTACCCGGAGCGCGAGATCCCCCTCCAGGGCTCCCTCGCCACCATGGGCAGCCCCGACCGCGAGGGCGGCCGAGGCCTCCAGCTCTGCGCGGCCATCGCCGCCCGCTGGGGCGTCGACTACACGCCCACCCACAAACAGGTCTGGTTCCAACTCGACCTCCCCGACCGCCCGGTGGGCACCCGCGCCGCCGGCCCGTCCCTCCCCGCCGACCTCCTCCCGCTCGCCGACAGCCGCGTCCGCGTAGCAGTCGTCCAGATCGACCGTACGGCCGCCGTCTCGGCCTGGAACGAGGACGCCGAGGAGCTCTTCGGCTACCCCGCCGACCAGGTCACCGGCAAGCCCCTCACCGACCTCGCCGCCTGGCCGCACACCCCCGGCACCGGCACGGGCATCGCGGAGGCCCTCCAACTCTCCCGCTGGGAGGGCAGCTACGGCATCCGCGGCGCCGACGGCCGGGTCACTCCCGTCTACGCCTCCCACCTCCGGGTCCGCGACACCGACGGTGAACCGTCCACGGTCTGTCTCCTGGTCCGCGACCACGAACGCGCGGTGCTCCAGACCCCGTTGCGCGTCCCGGCCTCCGACTCGGGCCCCGCCGACGGCCAGAGCACGGACCCCTTCGAGGTGTTCATCGGCTCCCCGGCCCCGGACGACCTCGACGGCCTCCTCCAGCGCACGGTGGAACGCGCCCGGGACATGCTCGACGGCGACTCCGCGTTCCTGCTGCTGGCGACCGACGACGAAACGGAGTTGGAGGTCCGCGCCTCCACCGGCCTGCCCTCGGCCCGCCAGCGCTTCGCGCGCGTGCCCGTCGAGGCGGGCCCCGGACGCTACGGCTCGGCCCGGATGCCGGCCGTCCACGAGGACCTCCTGGCCGTCCCCGGCGCCGTGCCCCTGCTGAGCGGCACGGGCATGCGCTCGGTCGTCACGGTCCCGCTCAAGGTGGAGGGCCGCCTCACGGGCTCCCTCGGCGTCGCGGCCGAGGCCCCCGGCAGATACTCCAACGAGGAGGCGCTGCGCCTGCAGTTCGCCGCCGACCGCATCGCACTGGCGGTCGAGTCGGCCCGCCTGGGCGAGCTGGAACGCCTGCGCCGCGGCTCCCTGAGCTTCCTCGTCGAGGCCTCCGACCTCCTCGCCGGCACCCTGGACCGCGACCAGACCCTGGCCCTGATGGCCCAGATGACCGTTCCCACCCTGGCCACCTGGTGCGCGGTCTACACCATCGCCGACCAGGCCTCCGACCCGTATCTGTCGTATGTCCTGCACGAGGACGAGGAACTCATCGACGGCATCAAGTCGTTGCTCTCGAAGATCGCCCCGCCGGACCCGGTGCCCACCCCCGGCGCACGGGTCTGGGCGGCCCCCGCCGAGGCGGCGCACCGGGCGGCCCTGCGCAGCTCCATGCGCAGCCTCGGTCTGACCGGCGGCCCCATCCACCAGGTGGCGTCGGGCATCGGCCCCACGCTCGCCACGGCCTCCGCGGTCGGCGGCGAGACCGTCGTCCTGCCCCTCGTCGCCCGCAACCGCGTCATCGGCATGCTGACCCTCGGCAAGCCCACCGACGAACACTTCCGCCAGGAGATCCTGGAACTGGCCGAGGACCTGAGCCGCAGGGCCGCTCTCGCCCTCGACAACGCCCGCCTGTACTCGGAGCGCACGGCCATCAGCCAGGCCCTCCAGCGCAGCCTCCTGCCCCCGGAGACCCCCAAGATCGACGGCGTCGAGGTCGAGGTCATCTACCGCGCGGCCGGCGAGGGCAACGAGGTCGGCGGCGACTTCTACGACGTCTTCCCCATCCGCGACGGCGTCTACGGCTTCGCCATCGGCGACGTCTGCGGCACGGGCCCGAACGCGGCCGCGGTGACGGGCCTGGCCAGGCACGCCCTGCGGCTCCTGGCACGGGAGGGCCTCAGCGGCCCGGCCGTCCTGGAGCGCCTCAACTCCGCCATCCTCGACGAGGGTGCCCGCAGCCGCTTCCTGACCCTCCTGTACGGCGAGATGCGCCCCCAGGAGGACGGCAGCGCCGAGCTGAAGGTGGTCTGCGCCGGTCATCCGCTCCCCCTGCGCCTGCGCCAGGACGGCACGGTCGAACCGGCCGCCGAACCCCAGCCCCTCCTCGGCGTCATGGAGGATCTGGAGCTCTACGAGCAGACGGTCACCCTGGACCCGGGCGATGTCCTGCTCTGCGTCACGGACGGCGTCACCGAACGCCGTGAGGGCACCCGCATGCTGGGCGACGACGGCCTCGCCGACGTCCTCACGACCTGCACGGGTCTCACAGCCGGCGCGGTCGCGGCCCGCATCATGCGCGCGGTCGAGCGCTTCGCGTCCGACGCCCCGTCCGACGACATGGCGATCCTGGCGATGCGAGTGGCGTGA
- a CDS encoding ribonuclease J, translating to MSHPHPELAPPPPLPKGGLRVTPLGGLGEIGRNMTVFEYGGRLLIVDCGVLFPEEEQPGIDLILPDFTSIRDRLDDIEGIVLTHGHEDHIGGVPYLLREKPDIPLIGSKLTLALIEAKLQEHRIRPYTLEVSEGNRERIGPFDCEFVAVNHSIPDALAVAIRTPAGMVVHTGDFKMDQLPLDNRLTDLHAFARLSEEGIDLLLSDSTNAEVPGFVPPERDISNVLRTVFGNARKRIIVASFASHVHRIQQILDTAHEYGRRVAFVGRSMVRNMGIARDLGYLKVPPGLVVDVKTLDDLPDHEVVLVCTGSQGEPMAALSRMANRDHQIRIVPGDTVILASSLIPGNENAVYRVINGLTRWGANVVHKGNAKVHVSGHASAGELLYFYNICRPRNLMPVHGEWRHLRANAELGALTGVPHDRIVIAEDGVVVDLVEGKAKISGKVQAGYVYVDGLSVGDVGEPALKDRKILGDEGIISVFVVVDSSTGKITGGPHIQARGSGIDDSVFSDVIPRIAEVLERSAQDGVVEPHQLQQLIRRTLGKWVSDNYRRRPMILPVVVEV from the coding sequence TTGAGTCATCCGCATCCCGAACTGGCCCCGCCCCCGCCGCTCCCCAAGGGCGGCCTCCGGGTCACCCCGCTCGGCGGGCTCGGCGAGATCGGCCGCAACATGACGGTCTTCGAGTACGGCGGCCGTCTGCTGATCGTCGACTGCGGAGTGCTCTTCCCCGAGGAGGAGCAGCCCGGAATCGACCTGATCCTGCCGGACTTCACGTCCATCCGAGACCGCCTCGACGACATCGAGGGCATCGTCCTCACGCACGGTCACGAGGACCACATCGGCGGCGTCCCCTACCTCCTCCGCGAGAAGCCGGACATTCCGCTGATCGGCTCCAAGCTGACCCTCGCACTGATCGAGGCGAAGCTCCAGGAGCACCGGATCCGCCCGTACACCCTCGAGGTGTCCGAGGGGAACCGTGAGCGCATCGGCCCCTTCGACTGCGAGTTCGTCGCGGTCAACCACTCGATCCCCGACGCCCTCGCCGTGGCGATCCGCACCCCCGCCGGCATGGTGGTCCACACGGGTGACTTCAAGATGGACCAGCTCCCGCTGGACAACCGTCTGACGGATCTCCACGCGTTCGCACGGCTGAGCGAGGAAGGCATCGACCTCCTTCTCTCCGACTCGACGAACGCCGAAGTCCCCGGTTTCGTGCCGCCCGAGCGGGACATCTCCAACGTCCTGCGCACGGTCTTCGGCAACGCCCGCAAGCGGATCATCGTGGCCAGCTTCGCCAGCCACGTCCACCGCATCCAGCAGATCCTGGACACCGCGCACGAGTACGGCCGCCGGGTCGCCTTCGTGGGCCGCTCGATGGTCCGCAACATGGGCATCGCACGCGACCTCGGCTATCTGAAGGTCCCGCCGGGCCTGGTCGTGGACGTCAAGACCCTCGACGACCTCCCGGACCACGAGGTGGTCCTGGTCTGTACGGGCTCCCAGGGCGAGCCGATGGCGGCCCTGTCCCGCATGGCCAACCGCGACCACCAGATCCGCATCGTCCCCGGCGACACGGTGATCCTGGCGTCGTCGCTCATCCCCGGCAACGAGAACGCGGTCTACCGCGTGATCAACGGCCTGACCCGCTGGGGCGCGAACGTCGTCCACAAGGGCAACGCCAAGGTCCACGTCTCGGGCCACGCCTCCGCGGGCGAGCTGCTGTACTTCTACAACATCTGCCGCCCGAGGAACCTGATGCCGGTCCACGGCGAGTGGCGTCACCTGCGCGCCAACGCCGAGCTGGGAGCCCTGACGGGCGTCCCGCACGACCGCATCGTCATCGCCGAGGACGGCGTCGTCGTCGACCTCGTCGAGGGCAAGGCGAAGATCTCCGGCAAGGTCCAGGCGGGCTATGTCTACGTCGACGGCCTCTCGGTCGGCGACGTCGGCGAGCCGGCGCTGAAGGACCGGAAGATCCTCGGCGACGAGGGCATCATCTCGGTCTTCGTCGTCGTGGACTCCTCCACAGGCAAGATCACCGGCGGGCCGCATATCCAGGCCCGTGGCTCCGGCATCGACGACTCGGTCTTCTCGGACGTCATCCCGAGGATCGCCGAGGTCCTGGAGCGCTCGGCCCAGGACGGCGTGGTCGAGCCCCACCAGCTGCAGCAACTTATCCGCCGCACCCTGGGCAAGTGGGTCTCCGACAACTACCGCCGCAGGCCGATGATCCTCCCGGTCGTGGTGGAGGTCTGA
- the dapA gene encoding 4-hydroxy-tetrahydrodipicolinate synthase translates to MAPTSTPQTPFGRVLTAMVTPFTADGALDLDGAQRLATHLVDAGNDGLIVNGTTGESPTTSDAEKSDLVRAVLEAVGDRAHVVAGVGTNDTHHSIELARAAEQAGAHGLLVVTPYYNKPPQEGLYRHFTAIADATELPVMLYDIPGRSGVPISTETLVRLAEHPRIVANKDAKGDLGRASWAIARTGLAWYSGDDMLNLPLLSVGAVGFVSVVGHVVTPDLRALVEAFVAGEVQKATEIHQKLLPVYTGMFRTQGVMTTKAALALQGLPAGPLRAPMVECSPEEVAQLKIDLAAGGVQL, encoded by the coding sequence ATGGCTCCGACCTCCACTCCGCAGACCCCCTTCGGGCGGGTCCTCACCGCCATGGTCACGCCGTTCACGGCGGACGGCGCACTCGACCTCGACGGCGCACAGCGGCTCGCCACCCACCTGGTGGACGCAGGCAACGACGGCCTGATCGTCAACGGCACCACCGGTGAGTCCCCGACCACCAGCGACGCGGAGAAATCGGACCTGGTACGAGCCGTCCTGGAGGCCGTCGGCGACCGGGCCCATGTCGTGGCCGGCGTCGGCACCAACGACACCCACCACAGCATCGAGCTCGCCCGCGCCGCGGAGCAGGCGGGCGCGCACGGCCTCCTGGTCGTCACCCCGTACTACAACAAGCCCCCGCAGGAGGGCCTGTACCGCCACTTCACGGCCATCGCCGACGCCACCGAGCTGCCGGTCATGCTCTACGACATCCCCGGCCGCAGCGGCGTCCCGATCAGCACCGAAACACTCGTCCGGCTGGCCGAGCACCCGAGGATCGTCGCCAACAAGGACGCCAAGGGCGACCTCGGCCGAGCCAGCTGGGCCATCGCGCGCACCGGCCTGGCCTGGTACTCCGGCGACGACATGCTGAACCTGCCGCTGCTCTCCGTGGGCGCGGTCGGCTTCGTCTCGGTCGTCGGCCATGTGGTCACCCCCGACCTGCGCGCCCTCGTCGAGGCATTCGTCGCGGGCGAGGTCCAGAAGGCCACGGAGATCCACCAGAAGCTGCTCCCGGTCTACACGGGCATGTTCCGCACCCAGGGCGTCATGACGACGAAGGCCGCACTCGCCCTCCAGGGCCTGCCCGCCGGCCCGCTGCGCGCCCCCATGGTCGAGTGCTCGCCCGAAGAGGTCGCACAGCTCAAGATCGATCTTGCCGCAGGCGGGGTACAGCTCTGA
- a CDS encoding DegT/DnrJ/EryC1/StrS family aminotransferase produces MLRAAGVGVGDEVIVPAFGNVEVAGAVALAGALPVFADIDPVSYCLDAAAVEAVVTQRTAAVVAVHRFGRPADVGRLHGVGQRHGLLVLEHGESEAPYDEIAQRRERAGYLDGRLRGVRTPDGGDGHTYQQYVVRVPGNGRPDRDAFARALRGRGVECRVPVKTPLHRLPEYRRCVSLPETELAADETLALPVDASLTKRDMQRIVTACNALGGLLQPAF; encoded by the coding sequence ATGCTCAGGGCCGCAGGCGTCGGAGTCGGTGACGAGGTCATCGTGCCGGCCTTCGGGAACGTCGAAGTCGCCGGAGCGGTTGCTCTGGCCGGTGCGCTGCCGGTGTTCGCCGACATCGATCCGGTGAGCTACTGCCTCGACGCGGCCGCCGTCGAAGCGGTCGTAACTCAGCGGACGGCGGCCGTCGTTGCCGTACATCGCTTCGGGCGGCCGGCGGATGTCGGGCGGCTGCACGGGGTGGGGCAGCGGCATGGGCTGCTGGTGTTGGAGCACGGGGAGTCCGAGGCGCCGTACGACGAGATTGCGCAGCGTCGGGAGCGGGCCGGGTATCTCGATGGGCGGTTGCGTGGGGTGCGGACGCCCGATGGCGGGGACGGGCACACCTACCAGCAGTACGTCGTGCGGGTGCCGGGGAACGGGCGGCCCGATCGGGACGCCTTCGCACGGGCCTTGCGGGGGAGGGGAGTCGAGTGCCGGGTGCCGGTGAAGACACCGCTGCACCGGCTGCCCGAGTACCGACGTTGCGTGTCCTTGCCGGAGACCGAGCTGGCGGCGGACGAGACCCTCGCGCTGCCGGTGGACGCCTCGCTGACGAAGCGGGACATGCAGCGCATCGTGACGGCGTGCAACGCGCTCGGGGGACTGCTTCAGCCCGCCTTCTGA